In the Bacteroidales bacterium genome, one interval contains:
- a CDS encoding LytTR family transcriptional regulator DNA-binding domain-containing protein: MKAISYMLVFSIFMLLYFLSMRWLLPLSGWMLWIDALIHTLLLAVLVFLLWNAIRYGNFESLPAHQLFINYTALSVLFVLVWSGLGYLVEYILFGKSLSALFIPVLPTKSLIGLLLYFVYVQRCRYFLLLSHQKEEALQDHETGMEIVQEILPELPVSELLERVTVKSGQKIHVISIPDIIYIQAEGDYVHIITEDGKYLKEQTMKFFETHLPSNQFVRIHRSYIVHVEKISRIELYENKSQQLTLKNGDKLKASSSGYRALRAVLNL; the protein is encoded by the coding sequence TTGAAAGCAATATCATATATGCTGGTATTCAGTATATTTATGTTATTGTATTTTCTTTCCATGCGTTGGCTTCTTCCTCTTTCCGGATGGATGCTCTGGATAGACGCATTGATCCATACCTTACTGCTTGCCGTACTCGTATTTTTGTTATGGAATGCCATTCGTTACGGTAACTTTGAATCATTACCCGCGCACCAGCTTTTTATCAACTACACGGCATTGTCGGTTTTGTTTGTGTTGGTCTGGTCCGGATTGGGATATCTGGTTGAATATATATTGTTCGGGAAATCCTTATCAGCCCTTTTTATTCCTGTATTGCCAACAAAATCATTAATTGGCTTACTGTTATATTTTGTGTATGTCCAGCGATGTCGTTATTTTCTGCTTTTGAGTCATCAAAAAGAAGAAGCGCTTCAGGATCACGAAACCGGAATGGAAATTGTACAGGAAATATTACCTGAATTACCTGTTTCTGAGTTATTGGAGCGGGTAACCGTGAAATCAGGACAAAAGATACATGTGATCTCGATTCCGGATATTATTTATATACAGGCGGAAGGCGATTACGTCCATATTATTACGGAAGATGGAAAATACTTAAAAGAACAGACCATGAAATTTTTTGAGACTCATTTGCCGTCCAACCAGTTTGTCAGGATACATCGTTCTTATATTGTACATGTGGAAAAGATTTCCCGCATTGAATTGTATGAAAATAAAAGCCAACAGCTTACTTTAAAAAATGGAGATAAACTGAAAGCCAGTTCTTCAGGATACAGGGCGCTGCGGGCTGTATTGAACTTATAA
- a CDS encoding cell wall-active antibiotics response protein has product MKNVNRSGRNNRVAWGIVLVMAGLLFLGINFGYISMHLKSVVFSWPMILIVIGLISLFKKNYTGGIVLLMVGGFFIMPRIINAFPSVFRGLDAGNFVGLYWPVLLIAAGILVLFRFASRPKEVKWHRQRHHFTSHKSEGIHTDKGFVKSSVFANGEYIILDPVFYGGDIEVVFGGITLDLRKTTLPEGITYLHSDAVFSGIIIYVPEDWTVEFHTSAIFGGAHDKRNAGNTDESRKLIIFGDYVFSGIEVKS; this is encoded by the coding sequence ATGAAAAATGTAAATCGTTCCGGACGTAACAACAGGGTTGCATGGGGTATAGTGCTGGTAATGGCAGGGTTATTATTCCTGGGGATCAATTTCGGATATATTTCCATGCATCTGAAAAGTGTTGTATTTTCATGGCCGATGATACTCATTGTGATCGGTCTGATCAGCCTTTTTAAAAAGAATTATACCGGAGGTATCGTCTTGTTGATGGTGGGCGGGTTTTTTATTATGCCCCGGATAATCAACGCATTTCCTTCTGTTTTCCGGGGATTGGATGCCGGTAATTTTGTTGGACTGTATTGGCCTGTCTTGCTTATTGCAGCAGGAATACTGGTGCTCTTTCGTTTTGCATCCCGTCCGAAGGAAGTAAAATGGCATCGTCAGAGACATCATTTCACGTCCCATAAATCAGAAGGCATCCATACTGATAAAGGATTTGTCAAGAGTAGTGTTTTTGCAAATGGTGAATATATTATTTTAGACCCCGTTTTTTATGGCGGCGATATTGAAGTTGTCTTTGGGGGTATCACCTTAGACCTGCGTAAGACCACACTTCCTGAAGGAATTACTTACCTTCATTCAGATGCTGTATTCAGTGGTATCATTATCTATGTTCCGGAAGACTGGACGGTTGAATTCCATACTTCAGCAATTTTTGGCGGCGCTCATGATAAACGGAATGCAGGAAATACTGACGAATCGAGAAAATTGATCATTTTCGGGGATTATGTTTTTTCAGGAATTGAGGTCAAGAGTTAA
- a CDS encoding META domain-containing protein has translation MKVLLKSIGIIAVVLSLGSCKTTSDMHSSQNSLDWSGIYKGTIPEGEGKELVAMLTLEPNSTYTMESAITYDDRKTTESKGTFSWKRSGNEIELKDGKTGKKTVFRVGENRLTGKIGTSPITMTKFQKETITEKYWKLIELNGKPVVVDQPGQREAFMVLHTEGNRVHGNGSCNSFNGMFELENMNRIKFSKMAATMMACINMETEIAFMKTLEMVDNYTLSADGKHLSLNRARMAPLARFEVVYLR, from the coding sequence ATGAAAGTCCTGCTCAAATCAATCGGTATTATTGCTGTTGTACTTAGTTTAGGAAGTTGTAAAACCACATCGGACATGCATAGCAGCCAGAATTCACTGGACTGGTCAGGTATATACAAAGGCACCATTCCTGAAGGAGAAGGTAAGGAATTAGTAGCTATGCTCACCCTTGAACCCAATTCAACTTATACCATGGAAAGCGCGATCACCTATGATGACCGAAAAACCACAGAATCAAAGGGTACTTTTTCCTGGAAAAGATCAGGAAATGAGATTGAATTGAAAGATGGCAAAACCGGTAAAAAAACAGTTTTTAGGGTGGGAGAGAACAGGTTGACCGGAAAGATCGGTACATCTCCGATTACTATGACAAAATTTCAAAAAGAAACTATTACTGAAAAATACTGGAAATTGATAGAACTGAACGGGAAACCGGTAGTAGTGGATCAACCCGGCCAACGTGAGGCCTTTATGGTTTTGCATACGGAAGGTAACCGTGTACATGGAAATGGAAGTTGCAATTCTTTTAATGGGATGTTTGAACTGGAAAACATGAACCGGATCAAATTTTCTAAAATGGCGGCTACCATGATGGCCTGCATCAATATGGAAACAGAAATAGCATTCATGAAAACACTTGAGATGGTGGATAATTATACCCTGTCTGCTGATGGCAAGCACTTATCCCTAAATCGAGCCAGAATGGCGCCTTTGGCCCGTTTTGAAGTAGTGTATTTACGATAA
- a CDS encoding flavodoxin domain-containing protein, whose product MKTAIIFYSKRGTTAKIAGLIANELKNNEDVALISLKSDKNPDIQEYDKVILGTPIYAGNPAKRMVNFYSMNENILMQKELGLFVCGMIPEKEKEIEELNNAYPKALLDHAKATGYLGGEFLWEKMNFFERLVIKKISKSNQSVSKIDFKAVETFAREMQ is encoded by the coding sequence ATGAAAACCGCTATTATATTTTATTCCAAACGTGGAACAACGGCTAAAATAGCCGGATTGATCGCCAATGAATTGAAAAATAATGAGGATGTGGCACTTATTTCGTTAAAGTCGGATAAAAACCCTGATATTCAGGAATATGACAAAGTTATTCTGGGTACCCCGATATATGCCGGAAATCCAGCCAAACGAATGGTCAATTTTTATTCCATGAACGAAAATATCCTGATGCAAAAAGAATTGGGTCTTTTTGTGTGTGGAATGATTCCTGAAAAGGAAAAGGAAATAGAAGAATTGAACAATGCCTATCCAAAAGCATTACTGGATCATGCTAAAGCCACAGGATACCTGGGCGGCGAATTCCTATGGGAGAAAATGAACTTTTTTGAACGTTTGGTGATAAAGAAGATAAGTAAGAGCAATCAATCTGTTTCAAAAATTGATTTTAAAGCCGTTGAAACCTTTGCCCGTGAAATGCAATAA